GCGCTTTTGTGGGTCTCTTTCCGACTCGGCTCGGCTGAGCTTAGCGCGGACACATTTCGCGCCGTGCGGATGTTCTGGTACTTCGTGGTGGGCGTTTGGCCGGTGCTGTACGTTCTCGTGTATTTGATGTAGAGAACTCGTGTAGCCATGCCGCCAAGTGCGCCGTTGCGGAAAACAAGATCGAATCTGGTGATGCGGAGCCTGGCAGCCTCGGCAAGTATCGTGTTGCCCGTGGCCTGCTTTGCTTGCCCCGTTTGTTTTGCAGCCGAGCAGCGGCAGTTGTGGGCGTATTTCGGCACGGCTGTGCTCCTGTCGGTGCTGCCATTTGTGCTGTTTGGCGGGTTGCTTTTGTGGATCCGCATGGAGCGGAGGCGGCACGAACTGTCGAGCGGGCACGGTGCACAAGCGGCCAAAACAGGACTCCATCCCGAGCGAGCCGTCATGCTCGATCCGTCTTGAGGCCGCGCATTCCGGCTACGGCTTTGCTTCTTGTGCCGCCGCGCTGCGCCAGCGGGCAACATTGCGATTGTGTTCTTCGAGCGTGCGCGCAAAGGCGTGCGTGCCGTCTCCACGGGCGACGAAGTAGAGATAATCTACTGGGGCAGGATGCACCGCGGCTTCCAGCGCCGCCCGCCCCGGGTTGCAGATGGGTCCCGGTGGCAGCCCGGAATGGCGGTACGTATTGTACGCGTGTTCCGCGTCGAGGTCGGCACGGCTGGGAGGGCGATCCCGTTTCCCCTCACGCCCGTAAACAGTGGTGGGATCCGCCTGCAATTTCATTCCGGCCCGGAGACGGTTGTGAAACACCGCCGATACCAGAGACCGCTCTTCGGGAATTGCGGTTTCCTTTTCGATGATCGAGGCCAAGGTCACCATCTCGTGCACCGACAGACCAAGGTGCTGCCGCGCCGCATGGAGGTCGCTGGTGCGCTCCAAAAAACGGGTAATCATCGCGCCGAAGACGGATTCCAAATCGTCGGTCCAGGCAAAGGCGTACGTGTCCGGGAAGAGGTAGCCTTCGAGGCCGGTCGGCGGACTTCCGACTCGCGCCTCGAGTTCGTCACGGGCTAGCACGCAGCGCAAAACGTCCGGTCCGCCGAAGCCCCGCTCGGACAGCTCTTCGACAATTTCGTCGAGAGTGTCACCCTCGCGCACTAAAATTTGCTGCCGGCCGGAACGTCCCGATTCAACCTCGGACAATAGTTGCCGCGGTGACAGGGGCGCGTGAAACCAGTAGTCGCCGGGACGCAAATTGCGGTCGCTGCCCAACACCCGTCCCCAAAATCGCAAGTTCCAGGTGGTCCGCAGAAACCCTGTGGCGGTGAGCTCGCCGGCGACGCCGACGAGACTCGCACCTGGATGGACGCGCAGAAACAGCCCTTGCGGCGGCAGGATACGGGGCCGGTGGAGATCCCACCACGACACGCCTAACGCTGTCGCCAGCAGCACACATCCGAGAGCCGCCAAGGCACGAAGGAGCGCGCGGTGTCGCATCGCCGTCATCCGCCGGATCCGAGGGATCCCTGCCAGGTGCCACCGAGGCAGCGAGCGACTTCCGCCAGGGTTTGCCCATCGCGCACCGCCTGGTACTTCTCCCAAAAGAGTGTGTCGATTTTCTTGAGGGCCGGTTTGGTGCGCTCGTTCCGATAACGCGCTAAGTGTCCCGGGCCACCGTTGTAAACCGCGTAAGTCGCGCGCGCGAGGTTATCTACGCCCCCGGGTTTGAGATGTTCCCCCCGCGCCAGCGCATAATCCCGCAAGTAGTGCAACGAGATTTCCGAGCCCGCACGAGCATTGTACGCAATGTCCCAGCGGATGCCCCTGAGGTCGTACACGCCCCGCCATACGCGTTCGTTCACTTGCATGAGCCCAGAGGATCCTACAGCCGAGCGGATGTAGGTGATGCGCCCCTTGTCGCGCACAAACTGCCGCCAACAGCTCTCTTGCCAGGCCGTTGCCAGCACGATTCGCCGATAGACATCACGGTACTGGGGGTCCAAGCTTCCGCTTTGCCAGGCGGCTTCGCTGCTTTGCTGCAGCACCTGCTGAACCCGCGGCAGATACTCGGTGAGTCTCTCCGGTTCCGCGAGCCACTGCTGCAGGGCGCTGGGCTCCGGTGCACCTGCCGCCGCCCACGCGGCGCGCGGCCGAAGCCAACGCCACCAGCGCGATTCCTCGGCCGGCATCGCGCTCAAATCGGGAGGCGGCAGGGGAGGGCCAAAGCCGAGCAACGTACGCAAGTCGGGATCCACGGCCGTATCGAAGCGCAAGGGGTCTCCAGTGTCTGCCGGCGCCAGCGTGCGGGCCAGGCGCCGCAGCCCGTCGGCCGTGAGCTCCACACCGATGCTCGGACCAGCTTCTTGCAATGCCACCAGCGCATCGCCCGCGCTGAGAAAACTCAGGTAGCGCAGGGCTTCTTGGCCTTTTTGTCGTACTGCGATTTCCCGCAACACCGGAGCCAGGCGCTCCCACGTGCGTACGAAGAGACCCGGAACCGGATCGGGTGCCCCGGGCTGGCTGGGCGCCAGTGCCTCCAATAGGTCGTAGCGACCCTCCAGCAACGCATCGGCGAGCGGCTGGCGGAGTTTGCGGATGAGCGAGTCCGCCCACACGAACTTGATCGTGTACGTGAGAAACGCATCCCATTGATCGAGCGCGCGCTGCCAGCGCTCGATCTCCTCGGGTGCGAGTGTGGGCTCCGGCGCGGGTGTAGGTGCCGCGACCAGCGGCACGGAAAATACGAGATCGGCCTCGATCCCTGCCGGGACCACCTGCACGGCTTCGAAGCGCAGAGATTGCAAGAGACGATCGAGTCCCTCGCGTTCTTGTCGCGGTAGGTACAAGGGTAAAATTTCCCGTAAGTCGTCCATCGCACGCCCCAGGCGAACTTCCACGGTTTCAAAACGCGGGTGAGCACGCTCTTTAACGAGCGCCCAAATGCGATTGGAGAAAAACGGCTTCCGCCCCTTCGCGTCGAAAAGGGCAGAGTCCACTACCCGAAACGTCACCGTGCGGCCGTCTTCGCTCAACACAGGCTCTTCGTACACCTCGAGAATGCCGTCCCAGTCTACCGGGGCCAGACACTGCTCCCCGATCGGGGTGCCTACGCGAGCCTCGGCGCGGCTGCGCACCCGCAAGCGCTGGCCTTGGACGTCCACTGCGGGCTCGCGCAGTTTGAGAAAGCGGCAGCCGCTGCCGTCATCCCAGATTACCGCTTTGCCCGTGGCGGTGGTGAACAACTGTGCCACCAGCGCCTCGCGTACCAGCGCCGCCGGCAGTTCGACTCCGACACGCACGAGTTTCTCCGTAGCCCCAGCACTGCCTGCAAGACCCGCCACACTCAGCGCGGCCACGGTTGCAAACGCCACGGAGGCCCAGCTATGCACCGTGCCTGCGGCCGAAACCACACGCGGGCCCCAACGGTATAAAATGCTGGCCTTCGCTTGCATGCGCATGGGCTCGTTAGGAAACTAGGCCCTATCTTCTTAGGCAAAAGGAGCGGAGAAATGAAGGAAGCAGCAATCGTGGCTGTGGCTCGAACTGGGCTGGCAAAGTCTTTTCGCGGCTCGTTCAACAAAACCCGGCCGGACGACATGGCGGCGCACTGCGTGCGCGAGGCGCTCAAAAAAGTGCCCCAGCTCGACGTGCGCGAAATTGACGACGTGGTCATGGGCACGGGCTTTCCGGAAGGACCTCAAGGCTTCAACGTCGGACGCAACGTGGCCATCATGGCCGGGCTGCCGGTCGACGTACCCGGCTGCACCGTGAGCCGGTTTTGTTCCTCCGGGCTCAATGCCGTGATGGTAGCTGCCCATATGATCCAACTGGAGGGCGCGGATGCAGTCGTGGCCGGCGGGCTGGAATCCATCACGATGTTGCAAAACGACTTCAACAAGAAAGACCTCTTCAACCCCTGGTTGCTGGATCATAAGCGAGAAATTTACATGCCCATGGGACTCACCGCCGAAGTGGTGGCGGAGCGTTACAAGATCAGCCGCGAGGCACAGGACCAGTACGCGCTGCTCTCGCAGCAACGCACTGCCGCCGCGCAAAGGGCGGGCAAGTTCAAGGACGAAATTGTTCCCATGACCGTGCAAATGGAAGTTGTGGACAAGGTCACGGGCGAGCGTTCGATGAAAACCGTCACCGTGGACCGCGACGAGTGCAACCGGCCCGACACTACCCTAGAAGGACTCGCCAAGCTCCCACCCGCTTTCAAGGAAGGTGGCACCGTCACGGCTGGAAATGCCTCGCAGTTTGCTGATGGCGCTGCGGTGGTCGTACTGATGTCCACGGAGCGCGCGAAGCAACTGGGGATCGAGCCGTTGGGATTCTTCCGGGGTTGCGTGTTTGCTGGCTGCGAACCGGATGAAATGGGGATCGGGCCAGTATTTGCCGTGCCCAAGCTCCTCCGACGCCACGGGATGAAACTGGACGACATTGATATCATCGAGCTGAACGAGGCATTTGCCTCGCAAGTGGTGTACTGCCGCGACCGCCTCGGCATCGATCCGGAAAAGTTGAACCCGAACGGCGGCGCGATTTCGATCGGACACCCATACGGCATGACGGGCGCCCGGCTCGTCGGCCACATTTTGCTGGAGCTCCGCCGCCGCAAGCAACGCTGGGGCATTGTGACGATGTGCATTGGCGGCGGCATGGGCGCCGCTGGTTTGCTCGAAGCCAACGTGTGATGCATGCCCGGCCCGAGCGCACGCCGAGGTGAGAGGATCTTGCGCGCGACCAACGGGTCGTGGACCGGGGACACGGCAGGGGCGGCGCTTGTGCCGCCCCTGCCGCTGGCGCACGTCCGGTGTGGTTAACGGTTGCCCTCGCGGGCTTGGTGCTGGGCGGGAAACACGCCCTGGATGCCGACCACTTGGCTGCGGTCGCCACGATGGCGAGCGAGAGCTCGAACCGCTGGCGCGCAGCCGCAGTGGGCGCACTGTGGGGGCTGGGCCACACCCTGGCGCTGGCGTTGGCGGGTGTTGCCGTGTTGCACGTCGGCGTGACCATTCCTGCGTGGCTCACTTGGTGGCTCGAACTGCTCGTAGCCGTGTCGCTCGTGGGGCTCGGGGCATCGGCCCTTTGGGCGCTTTGGCGCGGCCGAACCGTGCACATTCACGTACACCGCCATGGGTCCCGATGGCATGCGCACCTACATCTGCACAAGCAACCACACGGGGTGGAGGAAGTGGATCACAGCCACCACGGTGTGCTGAGCGCCCGGCCGTTTGCGTTCGGAGTGTTGCACGGACTGGCAGGCAGCGGCGCGTTGTTTTTGCTCGTGCTCGCGACGCAGCCCAACGCATGGGTGGCGTGGTGTTACCTGGCGGCGTTTGGCCTCGGCTCGACGCTGGGGATGACGGCGTTCAGTCTGTTGTTCTCGGCACCGCTACGTTTCGCGGCCCTGGAGGCGAGGCGGTGGCACACGCGCATGCGTGCCTTTGCCGCCTCGGCCAGCTTGGTGGTGGGTCTGGTGCTCGGCTTCAGTTTAGTCACCTCGTGAGCTCGGCCGGCGCTCACTCCATGCCGGCGCCTTCGGTGGCGGGTTCGAGCCCGACACCGCGACGCTCGTAAACCCAGGCGGGCGGGGTGCGGAGGTCCCACACCAGGCCCAACCATTCCATTGCCTTGAGAGCGTAGTGCGTGAGGTCGATCTCCCACCAGAAAAATCCCTGGCGTTCCGAACCCGGAAAACGGTGGTGGTTGTTGTGCCAGCCTTCACCGAAGGTAATGAGCGCGAGCCAAAAACTGTTGCGGCTGGTGTCTCGGGTTTCGAAGCGCCGCCAGCCAAACACGTGCGCCAGCGAATTCACGCAAAACGTTACGTGCCACAACGCTACGGTGCTTACGAAAAAGCCCCAGACCAACAGTTGCCAGCCCGAGGTGCCCAAACCGGGTGCCCATTTTCCGAGGCACCACCCGATGAGAAAGAGAAGCACCGCCAAGCTCACAGCGGGAACGAGATGATAGCGGTTCAGCCAGCGAAGCTCGGGAAAACGGGCGAAGTCGCGAATGGCATTCCAGCGCGTCGCTTCGTATGTTGGCGACAAAATCCAACCGACGTGTGCCCACCAGAAACCTTTCACGGTCGGCGGATGGATGTCTTCTTCGGTATCTGCGTAGCGGTGGTGATGGCGATGCAAAGCCGACCACCACAGCGGGCCTTTTTGCAGGGAAGTGGTCCCCAGTAAGGCAAACACAAACTGCATGGGCCGGCTGGTCTTGAACGACCGGTGCGAAAAATACCGGTGATAGCCGGCGGTGACGGCAAAGACGCGTAGCGCATACGTGGCGGCACACGCCGCCAGCGCCACCCACGACCAACCTACCCAAACCACTGCGAGACAAGCCACGTGCACGCCCCAGAACGGTAAACTCGATAGCGCCACGCGCCAGAAGGGTACTGCCGTGGCGTGTGTCTGTGGAACTGCTGGAGTTGCTGCTTTCTTCACGGAACTTCTCATCCTTTCCTTCCTACTCTCCCATCCACGTGTTGTCTTCGGCTCGATTTGCCGGGGCGCGGCCCCGTCTCTCCGCACTTTCACCTACGACGCAGCCGCGACGAGACAAGCCCTTACCTAACGGGTTCGCTCGAGCCGCACAATCGGAGATGTGAAAAAGTTTCCCGGCGCAGCGCTTCTTTTGAAAGCTGCGCCCACTTGTTTTCGATCCTCGCGAACTTCTCGGCGGCTCATGCTCTGGTGATCAACGCGTTGCCAAACACAGGCCCTGGCGGCGAAGCTCGCGCGGCAAGCGGCGCCCTTCGCGGTCGAGATCGTCCCACTCGGTCAAGGTGTAGACGCGCGCGTCGCAAGCGATGCCTACGCCCCGGAACGCACGGCCAAAAACGGCGCTGCGCTCGAGGAAGGGTAGGTCGGTGCGATGCACGAGAACAATGATGTCCGCATCGCTACCTGGTTTGGCTTCGTTGCGGGCGAGAGATCCGACGAGCCAAACCGCAGCCACTTCCGGACAGCTCTCCGTTAGGCTCTCGGCCCGAGCAGCCAGCTCGCGCAACAGCCGCAGGCGGTCGAACGCAAACACGCGAACGTTACGGCCCCGGTATCGCTCGGCGACAGAAGGCAAGAATTTCCTCCGCAGCCGCAATGGCCTGGGCGGCCTCCGGGCCGGTGAAAAAATCTGCGGGTGCACCTGCGGGGAGTCCGTTTGGGCCGCGCGTGGGAATGTAGAGTTTGTCGAGGGCACGGGCCCGATCGAGCAGATCCGGAGGGACATTCACATCGGGGGGCAGAGCCTCCAGCGATTCCGTAACGAACTGTCCCCAGGCTTCGTTGCCAAGGTGATCGTGCAGCGCCTTTACCGCTTTCTCCGCACTTTGCTGTGCGGCGAAGCATGCCCATTCGAAGTGGCGTCCCGCTGCGGCATGGCGCGCCAAGCTGAAGCGGGCGTCGGCATGCCGCAGCCAGTCCTTTGCTCGCTGAGCCATGGGAAGCAACGTAACGGAAAGCCAGACCAGGTGGACCGCAACGCGTTTACCCGATCATTGCAGGGGCGACGCTTGTGGTCACCGGATGTAGGGGCGACCGGCGGTCGCCCTCGTTTTGGACGCGAGGTCATCGAAACGAGGAGTGTGCGTTCCTCTACTCGACATCGATGAGGATTTCATCCTCCCCGCGGCGTTCGTAGGCGTCGGTCACGATCACCCGAGCCGTGTAACGCCCTGGCTTCCGGTACTCGTGACGCACCCGCGCGCCCTCGGCGCGGCGAGAGCCGTCGCCAAAGTCCCACTCGAACTTGGGCTCCCGCGCTTCGTCGCCCTCGTACACCTCCGCAGAAAACTCCACTGCAAGGGGTGCAGGACCGCGATCGGGCTCTGCGCTCATTGCAACGGTAAGCGGCCCCATGTGTGGCGCAGGCGGTAAACTGCGCCGGGAAAAGCAACTGGCCGCCAGTAGGGCCACGCCGACGAACACTAAGGAAAACCCGGAACGACGCCACCAGGTCATGGCTTCTTCTCGTGTGACGATCCACCGGGTCCGGCGGATCCGGTGGGACCCACGGGCACCTGCCCGAGTAAGCGCATGAGGCTGGCCGCGACCGATCGCGAGCGCTCGAGGTCGCTGACGGTAAATACACCGCTCTTCGGTTGGAAGGTGACCTCCACGCCGTCCTGACGCCATAGCACAGTGCGCGCGTTCGCTTGTATGGGATTGCCGTACCGAGCGGTGAGGTAGCGAAGAACGTCTGCTGGCTCACTCGCACAACGGGCCTGCACCCGATAGAGAACACGATCTTTACCGGCGAACGAGAACTCCAGATTGCAGGATTCTAGCGGACCGAATTTCTGTTGGCTCAAGGTGTAACTGACCGCCGGAAGAGCGGCCGCTGCAGCCGGGTCAGGCACGGCGGCATTGGCTGTAGGGTATCGCCGGAGAAAATCGGCCAGTGGTGTTCCAAACTCCAATTGGTTCCACACGGCTCCGGCACCACGTGCCGAACCCGCCCACACGAGCAGCAGAAAAAGCATGCTCCAAGCAGCAAAAATTCGTTGCGCCATAAGCCTCCGAGGCCGGTGGATAGTGTGCAGACAAACAAGGCGCCAGGGCTTCGGCCCTGGCGCCTTGCGTGCGGCGGTCACGCGCTTGCCGCCGAGCTCACTACTGGCAAACCAACTCCACCGTGAGGGTCCCGTCCAGCGATGTGTTCAGCGGAGGGCCGATGGCTAGGTCCGCCAACGCCAGACCCGTTACCAACTTGAGTCCGCTCAAGTTGCCACCGGAGTATTTGGCGCAGGCATTTGCGGGCTTGCTTCCGGACACCGACGCAGTTGCCGTCGTGATAGTTACACCGCTCGTGTCGCACGGCGGAGTGCTGCAGTCAGCGTTCGTCAGGCAAGGTGGCGTGCCAGAATCATTGATGCACTGTCCAGCGGCTTGGATCAGATCCTCCAGTGTGACGTTTACCGTGCCCGTCGTTAGTGGTCCGGTAAACGAGGCGAGCGGGCCGGCAGTATCGTCGTCCGTACAGGGGATTCCGTCCGTGCCAAGGTCACTAGAGGTCAGTAGTTTGAACTGCATGGTGACGAAGTCCACGCAGTCGCCTGTGGCGCTGGAGCCGCCGGGCGTGATGGAGGGCTCCGGCGAGTGAGAGTTCGAGTTGGGGAAGAGAGAGTCCGGAACGAATGTCAGGCTGGATACTCCGCACTCGTCCGTTGTAGCCGATCCGGGAAGGCAGTTCGGGTTGGAGCTGGCATCGCAGCCGCCGATGCGGTCTTGGCACACCGTGGCATCCACGCTGACGCCCTGCCCGGAACAATCGCACCACCCTTCGGAAGTGAGCACGTCCACACATACGGCTTGGACGAAGCCGCTAAGGGGTGGCGGAATCGAAGCTGCTCGGATCGTCCGCGCGGCCGAGTTGATGAGGTACAGCGTGTTGGGGTTCACGCCAAACTCGGCGCCCAGGCCTTGTTGGTTGGTCACGTTCGGTCCCGGCCGGCATACGGCCGTCGAGAGACTGCCGACGAGTCCGATCGGCGGGAGCGGGAATAACCCCGGCACCTGCAAGCTGGCATTGCTCGAGCTGTCCAGATTGCATACGGCTGTGTAACACTGCACGCCAAAGCGGCAGAGATTGGGCCGGTATTCCTCCCCCATCGCCGGCGTCCCGCTGCAATCCGTCATCGGCTTGGCCGGGTTCGCCGACGTCGCCTCGATGGCGTCTTTCAACAAGGCCAGCAGATCCGGGGTTTGCGCCATGAGTTGCTTGACGGCGGCATCCTCGATGGCGAACATGAGCCAATCTGTCAGGAACTTCAGCCGGCAGTTCGTATCGCCCTTGCCGTCGCTATTGAAATCGCAAGTTCCCGAGAGCGGTGGCGCCGTCGCCAAGTTCACGCCGTTTCCGCCACCCGACAACTGGTGGTTCATGCCCTCGAGCAAGCGCAAGTCGGAATCGGTGCACTCGTTCGTGAAACTGGACTTTTCCAGCGCTGCCCGGAAGAGCTCGAACTTCGACTTGTCGGGCTTGGCATTGGCCGCGTCATACACCGTGGCCAGTTGCCTTTCGCAAAACTTGGCCGCGTTGGGCAGACAGGCTTTGCCCGGGCTGCAGTCCGTGCCGCCCTTGACGGCGCCGAGGGCCTTCTCCTTGCGGATGGCGTCGGCACATTTCTGTAAGGCGCTGTACACGAACTTTTGCAGCTTCGCGCCCTCGCTTTGGATGCGTTTCTGGCACCTTTCTATGGCCGCATAGCTGGCGCTTGCGCCCAGTAGCCACATCGCACCCGCTGCAACGATGGCAATTTTCCTCATCGGGTTCCCTCCCATGCACTGTGTTTTCTTGCCGCGCCCCCGCAGCCCAGGCAGCGGCGTCACGACCCAAAACCTCTGCTGCGCGTGGCGCCGACCATACGAAGAGTGGACGACGTTTGTCAAGACTGAACCTTAAAAGCACACACCTCGAGCCGCAAAAGGTCCCCTCTCCGGCAAATTGTAGGGGCGACCCTTGTGGTCGCCCGAGGCGTTGCCCGCGTACCACGCGCCACCCGCGATTGTGTCTGTCGGGGCGCGCGGCCGTGCGCCCCGACAACGTGCAGGGGCGGGCGACGATTCTAAAGGGCGTAGGGGCAACCGCACGGGTTGTCCGTACGGGCGGGCGCAGCGGCTGGTGCGAGAGCCTCGGAACGGAGGACCGGCTCAGGAAGCGGCTCCTTCTGCCTTCACTTCCGGAACCGATGGATCGAGGGCTTCCACGTTTACGGCCGGCACCCAGCCGCGCCGGCCGTCGCAGCGCTGTACTAGCGCCCAATCGCCGCGCCGCTCGCGGATCCGTACGGGCGCTCCGGCAGGAAGCCGAAAATGTTCCGTCGCCGTGCTCTCCGGGGCGAACCGTACCGCCACTGTTTGCAGTGTGACAGCGTAGGTACCCCAGGGCCGGAAAAATTCTCGCCAGAAAAGATTCGCGCCCGTGAACGCGAGCGCCGCCGCGAACGCTACCGCCGCGATGCCCCAGCGCGGGCGCCAGTTCCGGTGGAGAATGGCGAGCGATCCCGCGACCAGCACGGCCGCGTACAGCGACGACACCACTGACCACAACGCCATCGGCGACAACCGCGAGGCCAGCGGCCACAGCAAATGCTCCCACCACTGCGGCGTGCAGGCAGGGCTGTGGGCTTGGGCACGGGCAAATTCCAGGTTGGCGAGCACGTCCGCATCGCGTGGCGCCAGCCAGCGCGCTCGCTCGTAGTTGAGAATGGCTTTGCCCAGATGCCCGGCTTTGAAGTAGGCGTTGCCCAGATTGAAAAACAAATTCGCCGAGGCGACTCCTTGGGCGATTGCGCCTTCGTAGGCGGCAATGGCTGCCGCGTAGTCTCGATCGGCGTAGGCCGAATTGCCGCGATAAAATAACTCGTCCGGCGTGGCGCCGCGGGCGGCTCCCGCCAGTGGCGGCAGCAGCAACGCCAAGGCCCACAGTCGCCAGATCCGCTGGGCGCGGCCGGAACGCTCGGCCGCTTGCAACAC
This genomic interval from Candidatus Binatia bacterium contains the following:
- the yceG gene encoding aminodeoxychorismate lyase, which produces MTAMRHRALLRALAALGCVLLATALGVSWWDLHRPRILPPQGLFLRVHPGASLVGVAGELTATGFLRTTWNLRFWGRVLGSDRNLRPGDYWFHAPLSPRQLLSEVESGRSGRQQILVREGDTLDEIVEELSERGFGGPDVLRCVLARDELEARVGSPPTGLEGYLFPDTYAFAWTDDLESVFGAMITRFLERTSDLHAARQHLGLSVHEMVTLASIIEKETAIPEERSLVSAVFHNRLRAGMKLQADPTTVYGREGKRDRPPSRADLDAEHAYNTYRHSGLPPGPICNPGRAALEAAVHPAPVDYLYFVARGDGTHAFARTLEEHNRNVARWRSAAAQEAKP
- a CDS encoding acyl-CoA thiolase, with protein sequence MKEAAIVAVARTGLAKSFRGSFNKTRPDDMAAHCVREALKKVPQLDVREIDDVVMGTGFPEGPQGFNVGRNVAIMAGLPVDVPGCTVSRFCSSGLNAVMVAAHMIQLEGADAVVAGGLESITMLQNDFNKKDLFNPWLLDHKREIYMPMGLTAEVVAERYKISREAQDQYALLSQQRTAAAQRAGKFKDEIVPMTVQMEVVDKVTGERSMKTVTVDRDECNRPDTTLEGLAKLPPAFKEGGTVTAGNASQFADGAAVVVLMSTERAKQLGIEPLGFFRGCVFAGCEPDEMGIGPVFAVPKLLRRHGMKLDDIDIIELNEAFASQVVYCRDRLGIDPEKLNPNGGAISIGHPYGMTGARLVGHILLELRRRKQRWGIVTMCIGGGMGAAGLLEANV
- the desC gene encoding delta 9 acyl-lipid fatty acid desaturase; the protein is MRSSVKKAATPAVPQTHATAVPFWRVALSSLPFWGVHVACLAVVWVGWSWVALAACAATYALRVFAVTAGYHRYFSHRSFKTSRPMQFVFALLGTTSLQKGPLWWSALHRHHHRYADTEEDIHPPTVKGFWWAHVGWILSPTYEATRWNAIRDFARFPELRWLNRYHLVPAVSLAVLLFLIGWCLGKWAPGLGTSGWQLLVWGFFVSTVALWHVTFCVNSLAHVFGWRRFETRDTSRNSFWLALITFGEGWHNNHHRFPGSERQGFFWWEIDLTHYALKAMEWLGLVWDLRTPPAWVYERRGVGLEPATEGAGME
- a CDS encoding DNA-binding protein; this translates as MAQRAKDWLRHADARFSLARHAAAGRHFEWACFAAQQSAEKAVKALHDHLGNEAWGQFVTESLEALPPDVNVPPDLLDRARALDKLYIPTRGPNGLPAGAPADFFTGPEAAQAIAAAEEILAFCRRAIPGP